ACTGGACCGGGGGACGGCGAATGACGCATCTCACCTGAATGGTTGGCGCTAGTGGAGCACAGCGGGAGACAAGTGGATCCTACATCACCTGTCCACAGGTAGGACGACCTGGGTCCAATCATATCAGAAGGAAGGATAAAGAAAGCAAAtagataaattaaaataaaaaatgtaaagaaaaaaaatctgttcttGGGGACTATTGTGATGATTTATTTTTGAATTACATACTTTCATTAAAATAGTACAAGAGGTTCTTTTACTCAAAAGGAAGTAGAAATACCACAAGTACTGAGCTACAAGGACATTAAATGGGAAGCAGTAAAAAAATGTTCTTATGACTGTAATACGTCAGAACATGCACCGCCTTAAGGCCCGTTGTGGCCAATGTGGTTGAATTTAATAGAAGCCCAATGTGGTTGTAAAGTCTCACACAGAAGAATCAGTCAGATCAATGTGTGATGCAGGTGTTCACACGAACAAGTGGTGGGGCTGAAACTCAACACGGCctatttgacctctgacctcagcggGTCACACTATCATCTCTCTACATGACTCACTTATATATAACTATCTAGATTATAAGATAACTATCTCCATATGTTATAggattataatatatatataaaaaaggagATGAGAGTAGCTAGGGATTAAAATAGAGCTTATCTTAATATATAGTAAAACCATTAaaaatgagagagggagagacgtaTCAGGGGATAGAGATGAGAAAGGAGTAGAAATAGAAGGATATTAAGAGTGAGGATAAAGATAAAGGTAGTAGAGAGAGATAGAAAGGAAAGATatgagagaaaggagaagggagggaaaaaaaaaaaaccaaaccagAAACAACTAATCATCGATAAGATACTCCCAAAAGTCTGTCATCTTTGGACCTCACTCCTTTACTCCCTATATCAACTGCTCTccctatctatctctctctctccctctcattctctctctctctctccctctctctgtctttccccccccccctctctctctctctctccaggctcTCGCTTTCCCCCTGTGGACGTCTCCAGCTCTGAGGACATGAGTCTCCTCCCAGTGGCCTCGCTCCTCGTGTGCCTCTGTCTGGTGGAGAGAAGCCACGGCGACGGCGGCCTTCAGCGGAGCATGGAGGAGCTGCACGCCCGCCTGGCCGTGAGCCTGTACCGGACGCTGGCCGAGGGCGAGGGCCGCGCCGACCTCATCGTGTCGCCGGCGAGCATCTCGGCGgcgctggcgctgctgcagctgggcgCCCGTGGCAGCACGCTGGCCCAGCTGGAGGGAACGCTGGGATACAACGTGAACGGTGGGATTATTACACCGCGTTGGCTGTGACTCTGCACGTACTGTAGCGTGGGGCCGCTGGTGGCCCTGGATGCGGCTGGTACCAGGTGGAGCGGTGCGGCTGCAGCACAGTGGTGTCTGGAGCCATAATACCTGCCCCGCACCAGCACTAATCTCATTAACCACTGCTGCAGCTCGGCCCCCGGGTCGACAGGTCAGCGCGTTTAAGCACAAGCAGAACGAAGTCTGCTGCCGTTTCTATTACCTCATAtataagaaataaaacacaccACATCCCTCATAACCCAACAAAACCCCTCAATACCATCGACTCGTTAGAACCCGCTGTGAAAGCGCCGCAGTCGCGCGTGAATCTGCGTTCGATTTCCATTTGGATCATTTCATCCACAGATGCTTTGAGTTAAAAGTGGAGGGGAGCAGCTCAGATGAAGTCACATGAGGAGTTGTTTGTGCACAGTCCTCAAGGATGTGAAGGGAATtcagctcagcggctgctgaaaGAGGCCTCTGAGAGGAAGTGATGATGACTGTGATGATCAGCTGTGTCGTCTGTCGGACTTctcactcgctctctgtctTGACATCATGCAGATGCGCTAGTACAAGGCTTCCTGTTGCACTCGCAGGGCGACCTGAGCAACAGCAGCCAGGGCGCGCGGCTGCAGCAGACGTGCACGCTGTTCGTGCAGAGCGGCGTGCAGCTCCTGGCGGACTTCACgcagcgtgcagcgttctggGCCAACGCCAGCGTCGTCCGGGCCAACTTCAGCCGACCCAACCACACTCGCAGCCGGCAGGAGAGGCCAGGGCACAGTCACGGTAACCGAGGCCGAGCTAGAGGCGACTGTGTTGACCCAGTGTGCTTttctgccccctagtggccacaCAAGTAAATGATCAGTTCCAGTTTAAGCTTGTGAGcacagaaatgaatgaatgcgGCACCACTGGACGAGCGCGCGTCCTTTAGATGAACCTCTCACCCTTCTGTGTTGGACTCCCAGGGGAGTCGGGGGCTCTTCAGTCTGGGAGCAGCAGCGGGGAGCTGTCTGGCTCGGGCGAGGCCCAGGCGGAGGCCCTGTGGTGGGGCCACCGGCCGCAGATGGTCCTGGTCAACACGGTGAACTTCAGGGGCGTCTGGCAGAAGCAGTTCCTCTTCACCAACACCCAGAATCTGCCCTTCACCCTCTCTGACGGCACCGCGGTCAAGGTGGCCATGATGTATCAGGCCACAGAGGTCCGCTTTGGTAAGACGCCCTGTGTCTGCATCATGACTGGACCCCCACTGCAACGGCCATcaggcctgagcctgagcctgagcctgtgcCCTGCTCTGTAGGCCAGTTCCGGACCGCCTCGCACCAGCGCTACACCGTGCTGGAGCTGCCGTTCCTGGGCCGCTCGCTGAGCCTGCAGGTGGTGCTGCCCAGCGAGAGGAAGACGCCGCTGGCCTCCCTCGAGGCCCAGCTCAGCGCTCGCCAGCTGGCGTCCTGGGGCGCCGGCCTGCGCAGGACCCGCATGGACGTGTTCCTGCCAAGGTGAGCAGGCGCCTGCGGGGTTCACACTCGGACCGCACGCCGGACGCGTACTGATGGTTTCCTGTTCACAGGTTCAAAATGCAGAACAAGTTCAACCTGAGGTCGGTTCTTCCCGCAGTGGGCATCAGTGACGCCTTCAACCCAAGTGCCGCTGATTTCAGTGGGATGTCAGGTTAATGCATGAACCTATTAGATGGTAGATTTTATAAATGCTGCCTTTAGTTTCCACCAATGATGTGGGTTTGTCTTTTCCACTAGTGGAGGAAGGTCTTTATGTGTCTGGAGCTTTCCATGAAGTGAGCATAGAAGTGACAGAAGACGGGACGAAGGCAGCTGCTTCTACAGGTGACCGGTGCTGTAGAACCCCGACACAGAGCACAACCTGCATTTGAAACGCGCCTCAGTAAAATGATCCTTTCCCATTGCAGCTATGGTGCTTCTCAAACGATCTCGCGCTCCGGTTTTCAAGGCGGATCggccatttttatttttgctacGACAGATTAAGACAGGTATTTATTCTGAATACTCAAACCAAATGTTTCCCAGAAGACCCCACTGTAGTTAGATTTGAACTTTCTTCTTCATTCTTTATCTCAGGATCCGTCCTGTTCATGGGCCGAGTGATGAATCCAGCTTGAGAGTCAAACGCTCCAACCGGCGCCCACACATTTCCAACCCACCTTTATTTCACtacctgtatttatttatggacCAGGAGGTTCCAGAGACACTTCAGGAAGAGGGACAATATTTTTGtacaaatctgtaaataaaattttaatacATGTTTTTACACTCCTGCTTTCTTCGGCCTCTCTTCCTTCGTGCAGTCTGACATAAACCACAGAGTCACGTCTTTACAGAACACTTTATTTACATGGCCCTTCACAGTGTAAAATAGAAACTTTATTAATGGAAATACTTACAAAAAGGCCATTTTCCACTGAACATTCTCTTTAAATAGTACTCTAGGGTTATTTACATGTTTACAGTGTATTCAAAATACTCTTTTGGTAGCGGCCTcttcacaaacaaagacaagtaTGGCAGATTTTGGTCCCTGTCCAACGAGGGAGGGAACAGAAGAGGGTTATCCCCTGAATCAGAAATCAACTCTTTGCCTCGACGCCTTAATTCAGATTATTTTTGTACATTTGAAAAACTTAAACAGTcttgaccaaaaaaaaaatgcgacaaacatttccttttaaattacattaaataaacattctCAAATTTACACAAGTGCATTCACGGTTAAGTGACAAGAAGCTGGTTTAAGATTCACGGTGgagagttggggggggggggttgagtcATTTGGCAGCGTCCACAGCGTTCATGGGACATCTACGCTCCAGAGACAACAGCTCATGCTGCACATCAGCTGCTCCAGGCTCAAATAAGGAGAAAGATGGGGGAAAAGCAGCTCCAACGTTATTGCTGACTATGATGTATTAGTATCAGTTCCTGAGCTTTTGTCCCTGTATTACAACATTTGGAACCAATGACGTTGCATCATTCAAGAGGATTTCACCTGTGTGCTGCTCTACAGTTCCCAACTCCAG
This genomic interval from Betta splendens chromosome 21, fBetSpl5.4, whole genome shotgun sequence contains the following:
- the serpine3 gene encoding probable serpin E3, producing MSLLPVASLLVCLCLVERSHGDGGLQRSMEELHARLAVSLYRTLAEGEGRADLIVSPASISAALALLQLGARGSTLAQLEGTLGYNVNDALVQGFLLHSQGDLSNSSQGARLQQTCTLFVQSGVQLLADFTQRAAFWANASVVRANFSRPNHTRSRQERPGHSHGESGALQSGSSSGELSGSGEAQAEALWWGHRPQMVLVNTVNFRGVWQKQFLFTNTQNLPFTLSDGTAVKVAMMYQATEVRFGQFRTASHQRYTVLELPFLGRSLSLQVVLPSERKTPLASLEAQLSARQLASWGAGLRRTRMDVFLPRFKMQNKFNLRSVLPAVGISDAFNPSAADFSGMSVEEGLYVSGAFHEVSIEVTEDGTKAAASTAMVLLKRSRAPVFKADRPFLFLLRQIKTGSVLFMGRVMNPA